The genome window GCGTCATCGTCGCGGCCCGTGACGCCGAGGCGACTCTGGGCGCCTGCCTCGCCTCGCTTCGCGCCCTCGACTACCCGCACGTCGAGCTGGTCGTGGCCGACGACGGGTCGATGGACGACACGGTGTCGGTGGCCCGCAACGGAGGGGCGCGGGTGGTCGACGCGCACGGCCTGGGACCGTCGGCCGCACGCAACCAGGCGGTGGCATCGAGCACGGCCGGCGTCGTCGCGTTCACCGACGCCGACTGCACGGTGCCGCCCGAGTGGCTGCGGCTGCTCGTCGGGGCGCTCGAGGCGCCGGCCGTCGTCTCGGCGGGCGGCCCGCAACGCAACGTGTTCGCCGGCGCCGCCGGTGGCGACAACGCCGCCATCGAGGCGTTCTTCCGCCTGGCGTCGGTCGTGGCCGAGTACACCCGCCACGACGACCGGCCGCGGATCGTCGCGCACAACGCCAGCTGCAACAGCGCCTACCGCCGCGACGCGTTCCTCGAGGTCGGCGGCTTCGCCGAGGGCCTATGGCCCGGCGAGGACGTCGACCTCGACCATCGGCTCGCGAAGCGCGGGCATCGCGCGGTCTACGTGCCGGGCGCCTTCGTCTGGCACCACCGGCAGGGCGGGCTCCCGTGGTTGCGCCGGATGATGCGCCGGTACGGCTGGGCGCAGGGCGAACTCGTCCGCCGCCACGGGCCGTTCCGGCCGCTGCACGCCACGCCGGTCGTGATGGCGCTGGCCGTCGCGGCGCAGGGACTGCTCGCCGTCCCGGCCGCGCGGGCGGGGGTGATCGCACTCGACGCGGCCGCTGCCGCCGCAACGCTCGCCATGCTCGCGCGGGCGGCGCCACCCCGGCTGTGGCTGCCCGTCGTGCGCGCCGCCGCCTGGAGCGTCGTCGAGTGGAACCTCGGGTACGCGTCGGGACTACGACGGAGGCGGGGATGCCCCCCCTGCTGAGGCTGCCCCGCGGCGTCGGAACCCGGGGCCCCCGTGACGGCGGCCCACGCCGGCGCGCGACCGGGGAAGCACGCCGGGCACTGCACTTGACGGCCGAATTGGACGATACTGGTTGATGGAATGTGGGTTTCACCCTCCCTGCGGTAGTCGCCGGGCCGAGCACCTGCCCGTCAACCTCGTTACTGAAGCCTCCTCCCCATGCTCGTGCTTTTCACTCAACCCATGGCTGTCGCCGCCTGTGTAGTCACACTCGGCGCGCTGACCCCGTTCAACGCATCGGCCCAGACCCCGCCCGCGCCGGCGGCCAATCGCTTCGGCGTCGTTCACGATCACATCGCCGTCTCACCCGAGGTCCGGGGACGCATCCGCGAGGCGGGGCTCGGCTGGGTGCACTACATCCTCTACTGGAACCTGGTCAACCCGCGGCAGCCGGCGAGCGAGACCGACGACACGGCCTACGAGTGGGCGGCCGTGGATGCCGAGATCGATGCGCTGGTGGCGGAGGGCCTGAACGTGTTCGTCCGCGTCACGACCCCGCCGACGTGGACGACGGGGGCGAGCTACCCGAACGAGGCGATTCTCTACTGCTTCGACGAGAGCGACCCCGGCAACGATGGTACCTACACCAAGACCGAGGCCGACTGTCGGAACGGACAACGTCGCCCCGGCTACCGCGCCTCACCACCACCCGGCTACGACCGCACGGGCGACTTCCGGCGCTTCGTGCGCACTGCCGTCGAGCGCTATCGAGGCAAGGTGCGAGCCTGGGGCTTCGGCACCGAGTTCCACGCGAAGTACTTCTGGACCGGCTCGGGGTTCGAGTTCATCGACGAGGTGCTGCGGCCAGGTTACCAGGAGGTCAAGGCCATCGACCCGTCGCTGCTCGTCGTCGGCCCGGACGAGGATCACCTGCCGACCCTGCAGTTCGTGTTCGAGCAAGAACAGCGTCAGCTCGCTCAGGGTCGGCTCTTCGATGTCATCGCCGTGCACACGCTGGGTCACCAGGGCTGGGACCCACCGACAGCCGGCGACCGGTTCGACACCCTCCTGCGCCCGTTGATCGAACAGTACGGACTCGGCCGGCCTATCTGGCTGACCGAGCTCGGCGAGCGGTACGACGAGCAGATCAGCCCCGACCACGAGGGCGACCAGGCCTCCTGGTATGCCGGAATGCTCGACGTGATCCGCGCGCGGCCCTGGCTCGACAAGGTGTTCTTCTATCGGCTGCGCCAGGACAACGCGAACGATTTCGGTCTCGTCCGGGGTGACAACACGACGCGTCCCGCGTACGACTACGTCAAGTCGTTCGTGTCGCTCATCGCCGACCCGCGCTTCTACTACCTGGCCGAAGGCGCGACGAACCCGGCGTTCTGGGACCTCGACGTGCTCATCGCCAACCCGAACGCCGAGCCAGCGCCCGTCAAGGTGACATTCCTCACCGACGCCGGCGACGTGCTGGTGCATCCCATCGTCATGGCCGCCACCTCGCGCGTGAAGCTCGAGGTGGGGTCGTTCTTCGG of Acidobacteriota bacterium contains these proteins:
- a CDS encoding glycosyltransferase; this translates as MTDPAPPVSVIVAARDAEATLGACLASLRALDYPHVELVVADDGSMDDTVSVARNGGARVVDAHGLGPSAARNQAVASSTAGVVAFTDADCTVPPEWLRLLVGALEAPAVVSAGGPQRNVFAGAAGGDNAAIEAFFRLASVVAEYTRHDDRPRIVAHNASCNSAYRRDAFLEVGGFAEGLWPGEDVDLDHRLAKRGHRAVYVPGAFVWHHRQGGLPWLRRMMRRYGWAQGELVRRHGPFRPLHATPVVMALAVAAQGLLAVPAARAGVIALDAAAAAATLAMLARAAPPRLWLPVVRAAAWSVVEWNLGYASGLRRRRGCPPC